AGAAGATTCAAAAGTGAAATCAGTCTCCAAAACAAACAGTCTGTTGAGCTTGCCCTGGCTTCCTGCCATGTCTGGAAGATAGTCATAAGCTCGACTCTCAATCATGGAAGACAGACCAACTCGCCAAAAAGGAGCCAGCAAGAGTTTATCAAACTCAACGAAGGTGCGCTCCACAGAAATTTTCTCCAAGAGTGGCGTCAAAGTCTTCATCGCCACAAAAGTTTCTGGTTCAAGTTTAAAACCGAGACTGGCCTGAAAGCGGAAACCACGCATAATACGCAGAGCATCTTCGTTGAAACGCTCACTAGCCACTCCAACTGCTCGCAAGACTTGGTTTTTCAAATCTTCTAAACCATGGAACAAGTCAATAATTTCGCCTGTTTCATCCAAAGCGAAGGCATTGACTGTGAAATCACGGCGCTTGAGGTCTTCTTCTAGCGAACGCACAAAGGAAACCGCACTGGGTCTACGATAGTCCACATAGACATCCTCTGTTCGAAAGGTTGTTACCTCATACTCCTCGTCCCCATCTAGGACCAAGACGGTTCCGTGCTCGATTCCGATGTCAGCTGTGCGAGGGAAAATCTGCTTGGTTTCTTCTGGATAAGAAGACGTCGCGATGTCCACATCATGGATGGGGCGATTGAGTAGGGCATCTCTGACGGAGCCCCCAACAAAATAGGCCTCAAAGCCTGCTTCTTTAATTTTTTCTAATACTGGTAAAGCCTTCTGAAATTCAGAAGGCATTTGTGTTAATCTCATAATAAGTGTTCTAATCCATAGACAAGCTCATGACGCTTGACAACTTCTTTGATTCCCAAATTGACCCCTGTCATGAAGGAGCTGCGATCATAGGAGTCATGACGAAGGGTCAATCCTTCTCCCTGATTGCCAAAGATGACTTCCTGATGGGCTACCAAGCCTGGTAGGCGGACTGAGTGTATGCGCATGCCATCAAAGTCAGCACCACGAGCACCTGCAATCAATTCTTCCTCATCAGGCGCACCTTGCTGAATAGACTCTCGAACTTCCGCCATTAACTCGGCAGTTTTAATAGCTGTTCCACTCGGAGCATCTTTTTTCTTGTCATGATGGAGCTCGATAATCTCCACATTTGGGAAATATTTGGCAGCCTGCGCCGCAAATTGCATCAGCAAGACAGCTCCCAAGGCAAAGTTAGGGGCAATCAAGCCACCCAAATCTTGTTCACGGGAAAACGCTTTGAGTTCTGCAATTTCTTCACTAGTGAATCCTGTTGTTCCTACGACTGGGGCAAAGCCATTTTCAAGAGCAAAGCGTGTATTTTCGTAGGCAACAGCTGGAGTTGTAAAATCTACCCAGACATCCGCTTCAAAACCAGCCAAGTCAGCCTTATCATTGAAGACAGGAATTCCCTGCCATTCTGACGCAGACTCAAAGGGATCCAAAACCGCGACCAAGTCCAAGTCCGGATCAGCAAAGACCATCTGACAGGCAGCTTGGCCCATCTTTCCCCTAAACCCGGCGAT
This genomic interval from Streptococcus oralis subsp. tigurinus contains the following:
- the dapB gene encoding 4-hydroxy-tetrahydrodipicolinate reductase, with the translated sequence MSIRVIIAGFRGKMGQAACQMVFADPDLDLVAVLDPFESASEWQGIPVFNDKADLAGFEADVWVDFTTPAVAYENTRFALENGFAPVVGTTGFTSEEIAELKAFSREQDLGGLIAPNFALGAVLLMQFAAQAAKYFPNVEIIELHHDKKKDAPSGTAIKTAELMAEVRESIQQGAPDEEELIAGARGADFDGMRIHSVRLPGLVAHQEVIFGNQGEGLTLRHDSYDRSSFMTGVNLGIKEVVKRHELVYGLEHLL
- a CDS encoding CCA tRNA nucleotidyltransferase, with the translated sequence MRLTQMPSEFQKALPVLEKIKEAGFEAYFVGGSVRDALLNRPIHDVDIATSSYPEETKQIFPRTADIGIEHGTVLVLDGDEEYEVTTFRTEDVYVDYRRPSAVSFVRSLEEDLKRRDFTVNAFALDETGEIIDLFHGLEDLKNQVLRAVGVASERFNEDALRIMRGFRFQASLGFKLEPETFVAMKTLTPLLEKISVERTFVEFDKLLLAPFWRVGLSSMIESRAYDYLPDMAGSQGKLNRLFVLETDFTFESSEQAWAALLWALEIKDAQPFLKAWKTSRQFAKQVQDLLTILVLREEGELSKRDCYRFDLDSLLQAESLRQAQGKEVNPQAITETYQSLTIHDKKEIQINGGVLIKEYGYQPGPDLGEILTEIEFAIVDGELENDRQAIHAYLREKK